One part of the Roseomonas gilardii genome encodes these proteins:
- a CDS encoding MBL fold metallo-hydrolase: protein MVFLCRACGTSYPPAPRPPAACPVCQDERQFVPAEGQAWIAREDLPRTHRNAWHRHEPGLLSLQTVPAFAINQRAFLLSTPTGNVLWDCIALLDPATEALVHGLGGLSAIAISHPHYHTTMQDWAAAFDAPIHLHAADRDWIMRPSPHIRLWDGETLELAPAATLIRAGGHFPGGTVLHWGGAADGTGVLLAGDIVQVTPGARRVSFMWSYPNMMPLPAAEVRRVADRLAPWSFGRIHGAFQGQDVMAEGDAVVARSAARYIELLGGTP from the coding sequence ATGGTCTTCCTGTGCAGAGCCTGCGGCACTTCCTATCCGCCCGCCCCCAGGCCCCCGGCGGCCTGCCCGGTCTGCCAGGACGAGCGCCAGTTCGTCCCGGCGGAAGGACAGGCCTGGATCGCGCGGGAGGATCTGCCCCGGACCCACCGCAACGCCTGGCACCGGCACGAGCCCGGCCTGCTCAGCCTGCAGACCGTGCCAGCCTTCGCCATCAACCAGCGCGCCTTCCTGCTCTCCACCCCCACCGGCAACGTGCTGTGGGACTGCATCGCCCTGCTCGACCCGGCGACCGAGGCGCTGGTCCATGGCCTGGGCGGGCTGAGCGCCATCGCGATCTCCCACCCGCACTACCACACCACCATGCAGGACTGGGCCGCCGCCTTCGACGCACCGATCCATCTGCACGCGGCTGACCGCGACTGGATCATGCGCCCCTCCCCCCATATCCGGCTCTGGGATGGCGAGACGCTGGAACTCGCCCCGGCGGCGACCCTGATCCGGGCCGGCGGCCATTTCCCCGGCGGGACGGTGCTGCACTGGGGCGGCGCGGCGGATGGCACGGGCGTCCTGCTCGCCGGCGACATCGTGCAGGTGACGCCCGGCGCGCGGCGCGTCTCCTTCATGTGGAGCTATCCCAACATGATGCCCCTGCCTGCCGCCGAGGTGCGGCGCGTCGCGGACCGGCTGGCGCCCTGGTCCTTCGGGCGCATCCATGGCGCCTTCCAGGGGCAGGACGTGATGGCGGAGGGCGACGCGGTCGTCGCCCGCTCGGCGGCCCGCTATATCGAGCTTCTCGGCGGCACCCCGTAG
- a CDS encoding DEAD/DEAH box helicase family protein, with product MLPARPLRDHQRRILAIARAIAGGAEAQDLLAAVTPGGGKSLLPVLMAHELIEAGIVERVCWVVPRDSLRLQAEEAFADPLWRQALGHRVSVRAAENAPDPCRGLQGYVTTYQGVAAAPDLHLAEFQRHRTLLVVDEVHHLPALAELDPGGRARGEGETVDEAAAWSAALLPLLECAPVRLLLSGTLERADGRRILWLPYRRGAKAATHEVDLDAPGWAVVGYSRAQALAERAVLPVTFGALDGEASWLDAAGPDGARATVGPHRLSASVPGETTRPALFTALRTGFAETLLRYAFEATRDLRTKRRRARGLVSGEGARGLGKLLVVAPDQSCARLYLDMLRRWVPARQAENLRLATSDERDAHEVLAAFRLRPEPSILVTVAMAYEGLDAPEVAVVAALTHIRSRPWLEQMVARATRVDHQAGPYEEQQALVFHPDDPFFGQFRWRMEEEQGTRARAAKPPRQGVLPLWLKEMREEAREREGIVPLESNALALRLSTLRPGPDLAQRRPEFSEPQQELFEAPSIAERRLRARVGELVAAQVVEDEGALHAPRGQGTYHAYNAALKRVLGNKGRAEMTLPELEAAVSWLERNRLSDHLHLLAGDHRYDWAARQRQDWRPPVGRPAARRPIREPAREPAREPVREPVREPVREDTAIARQTGRKQA from the coding sequence ATGCTGCCCGCGCGGCCGCTCCGCGACCACCAGCGGCGCATCCTGGCCATCGCCCGCGCCATCGCCGGCGGGGCGGAGGCGCAGGACCTGCTGGCCGCCGTGACGCCGGGAGGCGGCAAGTCGCTGCTGCCGGTGCTGATGGCGCATGAGCTGATCGAGGCGGGGATCGTCGAGCGCGTCTGCTGGGTGGTGCCGCGCGACAGCCTGCGCCTCCAGGCCGAGGAGGCCTTCGCCGACCCGCTCTGGCGGCAGGCGCTGGGGCACCGCGTTTCCGTGCGCGCGGCGGAGAACGCGCCGGACCCCTGCCGGGGCTTGCAGGGCTATGTGACCACCTATCAGGGCGTGGCGGCGGCGCCGGACCTGCATCTGGCGGAGTTCCAGCGGCACCGGACGCTGCTGGTGGTGGACGAGGTGCACCACCTGCCGGCCCTGGCGGAGCTGGACCCGGGCGGGCGGGCGCGGGGAGAGGGCGAGACGGTGGACGAGGCCGCTGCCTGGTCGGCCGCGCTGCTGCCGCTGCTGGAATGCGCGCCGGTGCGGCTGCTGCTCTCCGGCACGCTGGAGCGGGCGGACGGACGGCGGATCCTGTGGCTGCCCTATCGGCGCGGGGCGAAGGCGGCGACGCACGAGGTCGACCTGGATGCGCCGGGCTGGGCGGTGGTCGGCTATTCCCGCGCCCAGGCCCTGGCCGAGCGCGCCGTGCTGCCGGTGACCTTCGGCGCGCTGGACGGGGAGGCTTCCTGGCTCGACGCCGCCGGGCCGGACGGGGCGCGGGCCACGGTCGGGCCGCACCGGCTCTCGGCCAGCGTGCCGGGGGAGACGACGCGGCCGGCGCTGTTCACCGCGCTGCGCACCGGCTTCGCGGAAACCCTGCTGCGCTATGCCTTCGAGGCGACGCGGGACCTGCGGACGAAGCGGCGCCGCGCCCGCGGGCTGGTGTCGGGGGAGGGCGCGCGCGGCCTGGGCAAGCTGCTGGTGGTGGCGCCGGACCAGAGCTGCGCGCGGCTCTATCTCGACATGCTGCGGCGCTGGGTGCCGGCGCGGCAGGCGGAGAACCTGCGCCTCGCGACCTCCGACGAGCGGGACGCGCATGAGGTGCTGGCAGCCTTCCGCCTGCGGCCGGAGCCTTCGATCCTGGTGACGGTGGCCATGGCCTATGAGGGGCTGGACGCGCCCGAGGTCGCGGTGGTGGCGGCGCTGACGCATATCCGCTCCCGCCCCTGGCTGGAGCAGATGGTGGCGCGTGCCACGCGGGTCGATCACCAGGCCGGGCCCTATGAGGAGCAGCAGGCGCTGGTCTTCCACCCGGACGACCCTTTCTTCGGCCAGTTCCGCTGGCGGATGGAGGAGGAACAGGGCACCCGCGCCCGCGCGGCCAAGCCGCCGCGCCAGGGCGTGCTGCCGCTCTGGCTGAAGGAGATGCGGGAGGAGGCGCGGGAGCGGGAAGGCATCGTGCCGCTGGAAAGCAACGCTCTGGCGCTGCGGCTTTCCACCCTGCGGCCGGGGCCGGACCTGGCGCAGCGGCGCCCGGAATTCTCCGAGCCGCAGCAGGAGCTGTTCGAGGCGCCCTCGATCGCCGAGCGGCGGCTGCGGGCGCGGGTCGGCGAGCTGGTGGCGGCGCAGGTGGTGGAGGATGAGGGAGCGCTGCATGCGCCGCGCGGCCAGGGCACCTACCACGCCTACAACGCCGCACTGAAGCGCGTGCTCGGCAACAAGGGGCGGGCGGAGATGACCCTGCCGGAGCTGGAGGCGGCGGTGTCCTGGCTGGAGCGGAACCGGCTGTCCGACCACCTGCATCTGCTGGCGGGCGACCACCGCTATGACTGGGCGGCGCGGCAACGGCAGGACTGGCGGCCGCCGGTCGGGCGCCCCGCCGCGCGGCGCCCGATACGGGAGCCGGCCAGGGAGCCGGCCAGGGAGCCGGTTCGGGAGCCAGTTCGGGAGCCGGTCCGGGAGGACACGGCGATCGCGCGGCAGACCGGCCGCAAACAGGCTTGA
- a CDS encoding chaperone modulator CbpM — protein MITVTTVLQQVRGLDEQTLRRWIAQDWVRPARRGENPVFEEIDIARLHLILELRDQMEVGETAMPVVLSLLDQLHASRRHMRRLCEMLDAAGPEDKVHDILGRLGGR, from the coding sequence ATGATCACCGTCACCACCGTGCTGCAGCAGGTCCGGGGCCTGGACGAGCAGACCCTGCGGCGCTGGATCGCGCAGGACTGGGTGCGCCCGGCACGGCGCGGCGAGAACCCCGTGTTCGAGGAGATCGACATCGCCCGGCTGCACCTGATCCTGGAGCTGCGCGACCAGATGGAGGTCGGGGAAACGGCGATGCCCGTGGTGCTTTCCCTGCTCGATCAGCTCCATGCCAGCCGCCGCCACATGCGCCGCCTCTGCGAGATGCTCGACGCCGCCGGGCCCGAGGACAAGGTGCACGACATCCTCGGCCGGCTGGGAGGCCGCTGA
- a CDS encoding sulfate/molybdate ABC transporter ATP-binding protein, whose protein sequence is MSVEVSGITRRFQAGPPALDSVDLAVGDGEFVALLGPSGSGKTTLLRILAGLDFPDGGQVRIDGRDVASLPARLRGIGFVPQNYALFRHMSVFENVAFGLRVRPRATRPSEAGIGERVRRLLSLVQIAELERRYPDQISGGQRQRVALARALAIEPALLLLDEPFSALDAQVRKSLRGWLRELHERLGLTSIFVTHDQEEAMEIADRVAVLRAGRIEQFDTPGAILARPASAFVAGFLGEANRLDCEVRGGQAHFGPLPLPPVEAALPDGPALAFLRAHDLVAQPGEGPWVVRQARQDPRGLRLQVSAGGEGPVLDAMPEPDWREARRGDRCTLRLLSAAVFPRSAKG, encoded by the coding sequence ATGAGCGTCGAGGTCTCGGGCATCACCCGCCGTTTCCAGGCCGGGCCGCCGGCGCTGGATTCGGTGGACCTGGCTGTCGGCGATGGCGAGTTCGTGGCCCTGCTGGGCCCCTCCGGCTCCGGCAAGACCACGTTGCTGCGGATCCTGGCCGGGCTGGACTTCCCCGATGGCGGGCAGGTGCGGATCGATGGCCGGGACGTCGCCTCGCTGCCGGCGCGGCTGCGCGGCATCGGCTTCGTGCCGCAGAACTACGCCCTGTTCCGGCACATGAGCGTCTTCGAGAACGTCGCCTTCGGCCTGCGCGTGCGCCCGCGCGCCACCCGGCCCTCCGAGGCCGGGATCGGCGAGCGCGTGCGGCGCCTGCTGTCCCTGGTGCAGATCGCCGAACTGGAGCGCCGCTATCCCGACCAGATTTCCGGCGGGCAGAGGCAGCGCGTGGCCCTGGCCCGGGCGCTGGCGATCGAGCCCGCGCTGCTGCTGCTGGACGAGCCCTTCTCGGCGCTGGACGCGCAGGTGCGCAAGAGCCTGCGCGGCTGGCTGCGGGAACTGCATGAGAGGCTGGGCCTGACCAGCATCTTCGTCACGCACGACCAGGAGGAGGCGATGGAGATCGCCGACCGGGTGGCGGTGCTGCGCGCCGGGCGGATCGAGCAGTTCGACACGCCCGGTGCCATCCTGGCCCGGCCCGCCAGCGCCTTCGTGGCGGGCTTCCTGGGAGAGGCGAACCGGCTCGACTGCGAGGTCCGGGGCGGGCAGGCGCATTTCGGGCCGCTGCCCCTGCCGCCAGTCGAGGCCGCGCTGCCGGACGGCCCGGCCCTGGCCTTCCTGCGCGCCCATGACCTTGTCGCGCAGCCTGGGGAGGGGCCCTGGGTGGTGCGGCAGGCGCGGCAGGACCCGCGCGGGTTGCGCCTCCAGGTCTCGGCGGGCGGGGAAGGGCCGGTGCTCGACGCCATGCCAGAGCCGGACTGGCGCGAGGCAAGGCGGGGGGATCGCTGCACGCTTCGCCTGCTCTCGGCCGCCGTCTTCCCCCGCTCCGCGAAGGGTTGA
- a CDS encoding sulfate ABC transporter substrate-binding protein, whose protein sequence is MLRLNRRQVLSTLAATPLLAARRASAQQVPPLLNVSYDPTRELYRDFNAAFIAQWAKDHGGQSLQIRTSHGGSGAQARSVIDGQPADVVTLALAYDIDAIAERGMIAKDWITRLPHNSAPYTSTIVLLVRKGNPKAIRDWGDLVKDGVGVITPNPKTSGGARWNYLAAWAWAKRQPGGSDATAEAFVTKLFRNVPVLDTGARGSTTTFVQRDQGDVLLAWENEAHLAFKEFGADKFEIVYPSLSILAEPSVAVVDQVVDRKGTRAVAEAYLRHLYTPEGQRIAARNFYRPRDAAALTAAGGIFPKLELITVDDSFGGWATAQKAHFADGGSFDRIYKPGR, encoded by the coding sequence TTGCTTCGCCTGAACCGACGCCAAGTTCTCTCCACCCTGGCCGCCACGCCATTGCTGGCCGCGCGCCGGGCCTCGGCACAGCAGGTGCCGCCGCTGCTGAATGTCAGCTACGACCCGACGCGCGAGCTCTATCGGGACTTCAACGCCGCCTTCATCGCGCAATGGGCGAAGGATCATGGCGGGCAGAGCCTGCAGATCCGCACCTCGCATGGCGGCTCGGGCGCCCAGGCGCGCTCGGTGATCGACGGCCAGCCAGCGGATGTCGTGACCCTGGCCCTGGCCTATGACATCGATGCCATCGCCGAGCGCGGGATGATCGCCAAGGACTGGATCACCCGCCTGCCGCACAACAGCGCCCCCTATACCAGCACCATCGTGCTGCTGGTGCGGAAGGGGAATCCCAAGGCGATCCGGGACTGGGGCGACCTGGTCAAGGACGGCGTGGGCGTCATCACCCCCAACCCCAAGACCTCCGGCGGGGCGCGCTGGAACTACCTCGCCGCCTGGGCCTGGGCGAAGCGCCAGCCGGGCGGCTCCGACGCCACGGCGGAGGCCTTCGTGACGAAGCTGTTCCGCAACGTGCCGGTGCTGGACACGGGCGCGCGCGGCTCCACCACGACTTTCGTCCAGCGCGACCAGGGCGACGTGCTGCTGGCCTGGGAGAACGAGGCGCACCTCGCCTTCAAGGAGTTCGGCGCCGACAAGTTCGAGATCGTCTACCCCTCGCTCTCCATCCTGGCCGAGCCCTCGGTGGCGGTAGTGGACCAGGTGGTGGACCGCAAGGGCACGCGCGCCGTGGCGGAGGCCTATCTGCGCCATCTCTACACGCCCGAGGGCCAGCGGATCGCCGCGCGCAACTTCTACCGTCCGCGCGACGCCGCGGCGCTGACAGCCGCGGGCGGCATCTTCCCGAAGCTGGAGCTGATCACCGTCGATGACAGCTTCGGCGGCTGGGCAACAGCGCAGAAGGCGCATTTCGCCGATGGCGGCTCCTTCGACCGGATCTACAAACCGGGACGATGA
- a CDS encoding aldehyde dehydrogenase family protein: MLAALRAAGPAPPIAERRRLLAALAAELVRRSEAIVAAADADFGGRGAEDTLLGDVLVTVQAARRARRWLRWWARPRPVLAPLPFQPCLAWTEPVPKGVVGVMAPWNYPVQLALWPALEAVAAGNRVAIKPSEHTPRCAALLEEIVARAWGPGIARVVQGDVAVAADFAAQAWDHLVFTGGTATGRRVAEAAAPNLTPLTLELGGQCAALVLPGARLDRAVHAILAAKALNAGQTCVAPDTVLLVGHSRDAFAQVARATGIAPESRVVPWQAERQARLSPGSEALAEGPAGPPLRLGGDSGEERFGPVLGVVECADLDAALGWLRGRPAPLALSLFGASRSEEERIAAGSRAGAIVTGRVLDHVGFPNLPFGGMGGSGHGRYHGFAGFAEFSDWRARVRHGPFALARLLDPPRGDFARRLARRLVR; encoded by the coding sequence GTGCTCGCAGCGTTGCGGGCCGCCGGGCCGGCGCCGCCGATCGCGGAGCGGCGCAGGCTGCTGGCGGCGCTGGCGGCGGAACTGGTGCGGCGGTCGGAGGCGATCGTGGCGGCGGCGGATGCCGATTTCGGCGGGCGCGGGGCGGAGGACACTCTGCTGGGCGACGTGCTGGTGACGGTGCAGGCGGCACGGCGGGCGCGGCGCTGGCTGCGCTGGTGGGCACGGCCGCGCCCGGTGCTGGCGCCCCTGCCCTTCCAGCCCTGCCTGGCCTGGACGGAACCTGTGCCCAAGGGGGTGGTCGGGGTGATGGCACCCTGGAACTACCCGGTCCAACTCGCTCTCTGGCCGGCGCTGGAGGCCGTGGCGGCGGGCAACCGCGTGGCGATCAAGCCCAGCGAGCACACGCCCCGCTGCGCCGCGCTGCTGGAGGAGATCGTCGCCCGCGCCTGGGGCCCCGGCATCGCCCGGGTGGTGCAGGGCGATGTCGCGGTGGCGGCGGATTTCGCGGCGCAGGCCTGGGACCATCTGGTCTTCACTGGCGGCACGGCCACCGGGCGCCGGGTGGCCGAGGCCGCGGCGCCGAACCTCACGCCGTTGACCCTGGAACTCGGCGGGCAATGCGCCGCCCTGGTCCTGCCGGGGGCAAGGCTGGACCGCGCTGTCCACGCCATCCTGGCCGCCAAGGCGCTGAATGCCGGACAGACCTGCGTGGCCCCCGACACGGTGCTGCTGGTGGGCCATTCCCGCGACGCCTTCGCCCAGGTCGCCCGCGCCACTGGCATCGCCCCGGAAAGCCGGGTGGTGCCCTGGCAGGCGGAACGGCAGGCGCGCCTGTCACCGGGCAGCGAGGCCCTGGCGGAAGGGCCGGCGGGGCCGCCGCTGCGCCTCGGCGGTGACTCGGGCGAGGAACGCTTCGGGCCCGTGCTCGGCGTGGTGGAATGCGCCGATCTGGACGCGGCGCTCGGCTGGCTGCGCGGCCGCCCGGCGCCGCTGGCCCTGTCCCTCTTCGGCGCCAGCCGGAGTGAGGAAGAGCGGATCGCGGCGGGAAGCCGGGCCGGCGCCATCGTCACCGGCCGGGTGCTGGACCATGTGGGCTTCCCCAACCTGCCCTTCGGCGGCATGGGGGGCTCCGGCCATGGGCGCTACCACGGCTTTGCCGGTTTCGCGGAGTTCAGTGACTGGCGCGCCCGGGTGCGGCATGGGCCCTTCGCCCTGGCCCGCCTGCTCGATCCGCCGCGCGGCGATTTCGCCCGCCGCCTGGCACGGCGGCTCGTCCGGTGA
- a CDS encoding anhydro-N-acetylmuramic acid kinase, with protein MPSHPAATAIGVISGTSVDGIDVAAIRSDGDALVEPGEGRTYPYEPGLRAALLELAAQPDRVLRDPLTALEQAVTESHAAAVERFLAETGLPREEVAVVGLHGQTVLHRPEARFTRQLVFGGVAAARLGLPVVDRFRDADVAAGGQGAPLVPLYHRALAAGLGEAGPLAVLNLGGVGNVTYLDGDTVIAFDTGPANAMLDDFLFRRTGRGFDEGGRLARSGLADAAIVARFLENPFFGRPVPKSLDRNAFAATLGWVEALSDADGAATLAACTVEAQAAALRHLPRPPRRWLVAGGGRHNAVLMDGLRQRLGVPVEAVETVGWNGDFLEAQCFGFLALRSLRGLPLSLPSTTGAPAPMPGGRHHPVPGRPLPT; from the coding sequence ATGCCCAGCCATCCCGCCGCCACCGCCATCGGGGTCATCAGCGGCACCTCGGTCGACGGGATCGACGTCGCCGCCATCCGCAGCGACGGCGACGCCCTGGTGGAACCGGGCGAGGGCCGCACCTATCCCTACGAGCCCGGCCTGCGCGCTGCTCTGCTGGAACTGGCGGCGCAGCCGGACCGGGTGCTGCGCGACCCGCTCACGGCGCTGGAACAGGCGGTCACCGAGTCGCATGCGGCGGCGGTGGAGCGCTTCCTGGCCGAGACCGGCCTGCCGCGCGAGGAGGTCGCCGTGGTCGGCCTGCACGGGCAGACCGTGCTGCACCGGCCGGAAGCGCGCTTCACCCGTCAGCTCGTCTTCGGCGGTGTCGCCGCCGCGCGCCTGGGCCTGCCGGTGGTGGACCGCTTCCGCGACGCCGATGTCGCCGCGGGGGGCCAGGGGGCGCCGCTGGTGCCGCTCTACCACCGCGCCCTGGCAGCCGGGCTGGGGGAGGCGGGGCCGCTCGCCGTGCTGAACCTGGGCGGGGTGGGCAACGTCACCTATCTCGACGGGGACACGGTGATCGCCTTCGACACCGGCCCGGCCAATGCCATGCTGGACGACTTCCTGTTCCGCCGCACCGGCCGCGGCTTCGACGAGGGCGGGCGGCTGGCGCGCAGCGGCCTGGCCGATGCGGCGATCGTGGCGCGCTTCCTCGAAAACCCCTTCTTCGGGCGGCCCGTGCCCAAATCCCTGGACCGCAACGCCTTCGCCGCCACGCTCGGCTGGGTGGAGGCGCTTTCCGATGCCGATGGCGCGGCCACGCTGGCCGCCTGCACGGTGGAGGCCCAGGCCGCCGCCCTGCGCCACCTGCCCCGCCCGCCGCGCCGCTGGCTGGTCGCGGGCGGCGGGCGCCACAACGCCGTGCTGATGGACGGCCTGCGTCAGCGCCTCGGCGTGCCGGTCGAGGCGGTGGAAACGGTCGGTTGGAACGGCGACTTCCTGGAGGCGCAGTGCTTCGGCTTCCTGGCGCTGCGCTCGCTGCGCGGCCTGCCGCTCAGCCTGCCCTCCACCACCGGCGCGCCGGCGCCGATGCCGGGCGGGCGGCACCACCCCGTGCCGGGCCGCCCCCTCCCCACCTGA
- the cysW gene encoding sulfate ABC transporter permease subunit CysW, with the protein MRAVLLLLAVLALGLFLVLPTVAVFAEAGRRGWPPVAAALSDPDTIAAMRLTLLVAAIAVPVNTLGGVAAAWCIAKFDFPGKRLLTTLIELPFSVSPVISGLVWVLIFGAQGWFGPWLQAHGVQVIFALPGLVLATVFVTFPFVARTLIPLMQEQGREAEETAATLGASGWQSFWRVTLPEVKWALLAGILLCNARAMGEFGAVAVVSGHIRGETNTLPLHVEILYNEYQFVGAFAVAALLASLALVTLCAKIVLERLSGRRTLLEH; encoded by the coding sequence ATGCGGGCCGTGCTGCTGCTGCTGGCGGTGCTCGCGCTGGGCCTGTTCCTCGTGCTGCCGACCGTGGCCGTCTTCGCCGAGGCCGGCCGGCGCGGCTGGCCGCCGGTCGCCGCGGCGTTGTCCGACCCGGACACGATCGCGGCGATGCGGCTCACCCTGCTGGTGGCCGCGATCGCCGTGCCGGTGAACACGCTGGGCGGGGTGGCGGCGGCCTGGTGCATCGCCAAGTTCGACTTCCCGGGCAAGCGCCTGCTCACCACGCTGATCGAGCTGCCCTTCTCCGTCTCGCCGGTGATCTCGGGCCTGGTCTGGGTGCTGATCTTCGGCGCTCAGGGCTGGTTCGGCCCCTGGCTGCAGGCCCATGGCGTCCAGGTCATCTTCGCCCTGCCGGGGCTGGTGCTGGCGACGGTCTTCGTGACCTTCCCCTTCGTGGCCCGCACGCTGATCCCGCTGATGCAGGAACAGGGGCGGGAGGCGGAGGAGACCGCCGCCACGCTGGGGGCCAGCGGCTGGCAGAGCTTCTGGCGCGTCACGCTGCCGGAGGTGAAATGGGCGCTGCTGGCCGGCATCCTGCTCTGCAATGCCCGCGCCATGGGGGAGTTCGGCGCCGTGGCCGTGGTGTCCGGCCATATCCGGGGGGAGACCAACACGCTGCCGCTGCATGTCGAGATCCTCTACAACGAGTACCAGTTCGTCGGCGCCTTCGCCGTGGCGGCGCTGCTGGCCTCGCTGGCCCTCGTCACCCTCTGCGCCAAGATCGTGCTGGAGCGCCTTTCCGGCCGCAGGACCCTGCTGGAGCATTGA
- the cysT gene encoding sulfate ABC transporter permease subunit CysT: MTAASLRIPRRDPVAGFGLSLGVTLVWLTAIVLVPLLALVLRPWEIGVSGVLASLAEPRVLAALRLSFGAAFLATLCNLPLGLLLAWVLVRYRFPGRRLMDAVVDLPFALPTAVAGLALTALFATNGWLGAPLAMLGIKVAFTPLGVIVAMAFVGLPFVVRTVEPVLRDLPLEAEEAAATLGATRPQVLRRVVLPALAPALLTGFGLSLARAVGEYGSVIFIAGNMPMVSEIAPLLIVTRLEQFDYAGAAAIGLAMLLISFAVLLCLNLTQRWLRRGRR; encoded by the coding sequence ATGACCGCCGCCAGCCTCCGGATACCGCGTCGTGACCCCGTGGCCGGCTTCGGCCTCTCGCTCGGGGTCACGCTGGTCTGGCTGACCGCGATCGTGCTGGTGCCGCTGCTGGCGCTGGTGCTGCGGCCCTGGGAGATCGGGGTCTCCGGCGTGCTAGCCTCCCTCGCCGAGCCGCGCGTGCTGGCCGCGCTGCGGCTGAGCTTCGGCGCGGCCTTCCTGGCCACGCTGTGCAACCTGCCGCTGGGGCTGCTGCTGGCCTGGGTGCTGGTGCGCTACCGCTTTCCCGGGCGGCGGCTGATGGATGCGGTGGTGGACCTGCCCTTCGCCCTGCCCACCGCCGTGGCGGGGCTGGCGCTGACCGCGCTCTTCGCCACCAATGGCTGGCTGGGCGCGCCGCTGGCGATGCTGGGCATCAAGGTCGCCTTCACGCCGCTGGGCGTGATCGTCGCCATGGCCTTCGTCGGCCTGCCCTTCGTGGTGCGCACGGTGGAGCCGGTGCTGCGCGACCTGCCGCTGGAGGCCGAGGAGGCGGCGGCGACGCTGGGCGCCACCCGCCCGCAGGTGCTGCGCCGGGTGGTGCTCCCGGCCCTCGCGCCCGCGCTGCTGACCGGCTTCGGCCTGTCCCTGGCGCGGGCCGTCGGGGAATACGGCAGCGTCATCTTCATCGCCGGCAACATGCCGATGGTGAGCGAGATCGCCCCGCTGCTGATCGTCACCCGGCTGGAGCAGTTCGACTACGCGGGCGCCGCCGCGATCGGCCTGGCCATGCTGCTGATCTCCTTCGCCGTGCTGCTCTGCCTGAACCTGACGCAGCGCTGGCTGCGAAGGGGCCGCCGCTGA
- a CDS encoding DnaJ C-terminal domain-containing protein — protein sequence MAQDDPYSTLGVSRQASADEIRKAFRAIAKKNHPDLNPGDTVAEERFKAANAAHELLSDPEKRARFDRGEIDATGQEVPPRQYWRDYADAPGAGRYRGGAGAGAGAGAGAGAGREGFGASGFGTGHGFEAGDFGGQIDPEDLGDIFGQYFRQRGGESGGTPRPRKGQDNRYHLEVPFLDVVNGATQRLTLPEGGTLDVRIPPGLEDGQVLRLRGKGQPGRHGGPDGDALIEVTVHPHPLYRRQGRDLEMEVPVTFAEAILGGRIAVPTPRGEVTLTVPPRSDAGTRLRLRGRGVAEHGGQPAGDLYATLRIVLGPVDDRIEEFLRDWAKDRSGDDARQEMRRQA from the coding sequence ATGGCCCAAGACGATCCCTACAGCACGCTCGGCGTCAGCCGGCAGGCCAGCGCGGACGAGATCCGCAAGGCCTTCCGCGCCATCGCCAAGAAGAACCATCCCGACCTCAACCCCGGCGACACGGTGGCGGAGGAGCGCTTCAAGGCGGCCAATGCCGCCCATGAGCTGCTCTCCGATCCGGAGAAGCGGGCCCGCTTCGACCGGGGCGAGATCGACGCCACCGGCCAGGAGGTCCCGCCGCGCCAGTACTGGCGCGACTATGCCGACGCCCCCGGGGCCGGCCGATACCGGGGCGGGGCTGGAGCGGGGGCCGGGGCCGGGGCCGGGGCCGGGGCCGGGCGGGAGGGCTTCGGCGCCTCCGGTTTCGGAACCGGCCACGGCTTCGAGGCGGGTGACTTCGGGGGACAGATCGACCCCGAGGATCTGGGCGACATCTTCGGCCAGTACTTCCGTCAGCGGGGCGGCGAATCCGGCGGCACCCCCCGCCCGCGCAAGGGCCAGGACAACCGCTACCACCTGGAGGTCCCCTTCCTGGACGTGGTGAACGGCGCGACCCAGCGCCTGACCCTTCCGGAAGGCGGCACGCTGGATGTCCGCATCCCCCCGGGGCTGGAGGACGGGCAGGTGTTGCGCCTGCGCGGCAAGGGCCAGCCCGGTCGCCATGGCGGCCCCGACGGCGATGCCCTGATCGAGGTCACGGTGCATCCCCACCCGCTCTACCGGCGCCAGGGCCGCGACCTGGAGATGGAGGTTCCTGTCACCTTCGCCGAGGCGATCCTGGGCGGACGGATCGCCGTGCCGACGCCGCGTGGCGAGGTAACGCTCACCGTGCCGCCGCGTTCCGACGCCGGCACCCGCCTGCGCCTGCGCGGGCGCGGTGTGGCCGAGCACGGCGGACAGCCCGCCGGCGACCTCTACGCCACGCTGCGCATCGTGCTGGGGCCGGTGGATGACCGGATCGAGGAATTCCTGCGCGACTGGGCGAAGGACAGGAGCGGCGACGACGCCCGCCAGGAGATGAGGAGGCAGGCATGA